A genomic window from Vigna radiata var. radiata cultivar VC1973A chromosome 2, Vradiata_ver6, whole genome shotgun sequence includes:
- the LOC106755671 gene encoding PI-PLC X-box domain-containing protein DDB_G0293730 gives MGSQVSKQVEKRKAIEREEKSLSDLKNSGEDYPGSNYHPSDRKNWMSELNPEKLVIKQIVWPGTHDSATNKIGIPCITRPFAQCQSLSIYRQLLMGTRVVDIRVQEDRRVCHGILVTYSIDVVIKDVKKFLSETQSEIIILEVRTEFGHEDPPEFDKYLEEQLGDYLVLQDDNVFEKTIAEVLPKRVICVWKPSKSPQPPAGSPLWSAGYLRDNWINTDMPSTKFESNMKHLSEQQSVTSRKYFYRVENTVTPVADNPVVCVKPVTERIHGFARLFISQCFSKGYADRLQVFSTDFIDHDFVDACVGLTRARVEGQA, from the exons ATGGGTTCCCAGGTCTCCAAAcaagttgagaaaagaaaagcaatcGAAAGAGAGGAAAAAAGTCTGTCTGATCTCAAAAACTCTGGGGAAGACTACCCTGGCTCAAATTACCATCCATCTGACAGAAAAAATTGGATGTCCGAACTCAACCCAGAGAAACTTGTGATAAAACAAATTGTTTGGCCTGGAACCCATGATTCTGCAACCAACAAGATTGGCATCCCATGCATCACTCGCCCTTTTGCTCAATGCCAATCCTTGTCCATCTACCGTCAGCTTTTGATGGGGACAAGGGTCGTTGACATTCGGGTGCAAGAGGATCGCAGAGTATGCCACGGAATCCTCGTTACATACAGCATCGACGTTGTCATCAAAGATGTCAAGAAGTTCTTATCAGAAACCCAATCGGAAATCATCATCCTTGAG GTTAGAACCGAGTTTGGGCACGAGGATCCTCCCGAATTCGACAAGTACCTTGAGGAACAACTGGGGGATTACCTAGTTCTCCAGGATgataatgtttttgaaaagaCCATAGCTGAGGTATTACCAAAGAGAGTTATTTGCGTTTGGAAGCCAAGCAAATCGCCACAGCCTCCAGCAGGAAGTCCTCTATGGAGTGCAGGGTATCTGAGGGATAACTGGATCAACACTGACATGCCATCAACCAAGTTTGAGAGCAACATGAAGCATCTCAGCGAACAGCAATCTGTCACGTCCAGAAAATACTTCTACAGAGTGGAGAACACCGTCACTCCCGTGGCGGATAACCCCGTTGTGTGTGTGAAGCCTGTCACGGAACGCATTCATGGCTTTGCAAGACTCTTCATTAGTCAGTGCTTTTCCAAAGGATATGCAGATAGATTGCAGGTATTTTCCACAGATTTCATCGACCATGATTTCGTTGATGCATGCGTTGGCCTCACACGTGCGAGGGTAGAGGGTCAAGCATGA